The Euphorbia lathyris chromosome 2, ddEupLath1.1, whole genome shotgun sequence genome includes a window with the following:
- the LOC136219800 gene encoding probable aspartic proteinase GIP2 — MASSSTVIHFLIFSLFISLAFSSSTKPKALILPVYKDAATLQYVTQLNIGTPLSPKRFVVDLGGKHLWMDCDDGSYTSSSFRKSFCGSAPCSVAKATCNGGCLPGHLRPGCNNETCYVVSENTIKGALEVGEISRDVISLRSTDGEKSKPPVSIPNFIFACANAWDLKTLATGSNGMIGFGRERIALPTQLSSSFGGTFLRKFAICLPSKSSKHGGGGVIFFGESPYIFYPFYNSSKSIDVSSRFTYTRLYINTIFTGSSTVIRGPPSSEYFLKVTSIMVNRKSIPINSTLLNFHRNGIGGTKISTIEPYTKLESTIYKALVEAFEEEIKIWNVRKVGGVAPFTDCYTKGSVGMTGLGIGVPDIGFVFEKKKNVYWELFGANTMVEVIREVMCLAFLDSGVVPLVTTPIVIGAYQLQDNLLEFDLGSNRLGFSSTLLFDDVECSKFKF, encoded by the coding sequence atggcttcttcttctactGTAATTCACTTCCTAATTTTCTCACTTTTCATATCCTTAGCATTTTCATCATCAACAAAACCCAAAGCCCTCATCCTCCCTGTCTACAAAGATGCAGCTACCTTACAATATGTAACCCAACTGAACATCGGAACCCCTCTTTCCCCAAAACGATTTGTCGTTGATCTCGGAGGCAAGCATTTATGGATGGATTGCGACGACGGATCATACACTTCCTCCTCATTCAGAAAAAGTTTCTGCGGCTCAGCCCCATGCTCCGTCGCTAAAGCTACTTGTAACGGCGGTTGCTTACCTGGTCACCTCAGACCCGGCTGCAACAACGAAACCTGTTATGTCGTATCTGAAAATACAATTAAAGGCGCTCTTGAAGTCGGAGAAATTTCCAGAGACGTAATTTCCCTCCGATCTACCGACGGAGAAAAATCTAAGCCTCCCGTTTCTATTCCCAATTTTATCTTCGCTTGTGCAAACGCTTGGGATTTGAAGACTCTAGCTACCGGTTCTAATGGAATGATTGGGTTCGGACGAGAAAGAATTGCTCTTCCGACTCAACTTTCTTCATCATTCGGCGGTACCTTCCTCCGTAAATTCGCCATATGTTTGCCTTCGAAAAGTTCCAAACACGGCGGCGGCGGCGTCATCTTCTTCGGCGAATCTCCTTACATATTCTATCCTTTCTACAATTCATCAAAATCCATTGATGTTTCATCAAGATTCACATACACTAGACTTTACATCAACACAATCTTCACAGGATCATCCACTGTAATCCGAGGACCTCCGTCGTCGGAGTATTTCCTGAAAGTCACATCGATTATGGTTAACAGAAAATCAATTCCGATTAACTCAACATTACTCAATTTCCACCGGAATGGAATCGGGGGAACAAAGATATCAACAATCGAACCTTACACGAAATTAGAATCCACAATCTACAAGGCTTTGGTTGAAGCATTTGAAGAGGAGATTAAGATATGGAATGTGAGGAAAGTAGGTGGTGTTGCGCCATTTACAGATTGTTATACGAAAGGAAGTGTGGGAATGACGGGGCTTGGAATTGGGGTTCCAGACATTGGTTTTgtgtttgagaagaagaagaatgtgtACTGGGAATTGTTCGGAGCTAATACGATGGTGGAAGTCATCCGGGAGGTTATGTGCTTGGCGTTTTTGGATAGTGGTGTGGTGCCGTTAGTAACTACGCCTATAGTGATCGGAGCATATCAGTTGCAGGATAATCTTCTTGAGTTTGATCTTGGTTCTAATCGTCTTGGATTTAGTTCTACACTTTTATTTGATGATGTTGAATGctctaaatttaaattttaa